The DNA region ACGCGTACGCGAGTAGCGCAGCGCGTGGTCGGCATCGATGTACCCGGTGATCAACGCATCGGTCGTGCGATCCCACGAGAACGCGCGGGCGTGCCGGACAGCGCCGACCGCCAGCGTCGTCCGCAGGCCGGGGTCGCGGGCGAGCTTGCCGAGCGCGTCGGCCCAGGCGCCGGTGGCGTGGCCGTGGACGAGCAGGCCCGACCGGCCGTCGGCCACCGCCACCGGCAGGCCGCCGACCGCGGCGGCCACCACGGGGGTGCCGCACGCCTGCGCCTCCAGCGCGACCAGCCCGAAGCTCTCGTTGTGGCTGGGCACGGCGACGACGTCGGCGGCCCGGTAGATCCGCGCCAGCGCCTCGCCGGACTGCGGCGGGAGGAACCGGACCACGTCGGTGATGCCCAGCGCCACGGCCAGGTCTTGCAGCGCGGCGGGCTGCTCCAGGCCGGTGCCCGACGGGCCGCCCGCGACCAGCACGATCAAGCGGTCCCGAGCGATGCCGCCCTGGGCCAGCAGCTCGGCCGCGGCGCGCAGGAGCACGTCGGGGGCCTTGAGCGGCTGGATACGGCCGACGAAGGCGAAGACCACCGCGTCCGGCCGCAGCCCGAGCCACGCGCGGGCGGCAAGGCGGTCGCCGGGGCGGAAACGGTCGAGGTCGACGCCGGGGGCGATGATGTCGACCCGCTCGGGGTCGGCGTCGTAGAGGGAGACCAGCTGCTGGGCCTCGACGTCGGTGTTGGCGACCAGGCGGTCGGCGAAGTCCACGATCTGCTGCTCGCCGATGACCCGCTGCCGCGGCTCGGGGGTGTCGCCGTCGGCCAGCGCGGCGTTCTTGACCTTGGCCAGGGTGTGCGCGGTGTGCACCAGCGGGACGCCCCACCGCTCGCGGGCGATGCGGCCGACCTGGCCGGAGAGCCAGTAGTGGGAGTGCAGCAGGTCGTAGTAGCCGGGCTCGTGCCTGGCCTCGGCGCGCAGCAGCCCGGCGGTGAACCCGCACAGCTCGGCGGGCAGGTCGGCGCGGCTCAGGCCCTCGAACGGGCCCGCGGAGACGTGGCGGACCAGCACGCCGGGGGCCAACTCGGCGACCGGCGGCAGATCCGACGACGTGGCCCGGGTGAAGACCTCCACCTCGATGCCACGATTGGCCATGCGGGTGGCGGTCTCGGTGATGTAGACGTTCATGCCGCCCGCGTCACCGGTCCCCGGCTGCTCCAGCGGCGACGTGTGGACCGACAACAACGCGACCCGGCGCGGCTTGCGCAGCTGAGTAGGAGTCACCCCAGTACACCCCTTCCGCCTGCTCCGTCTCAGGAATCAACGCGGCAGCGTGCCCGGAATTCCTATCGTGACCTATGCCACACCGAGCGGACTCAGTAGAAGACGCACCACTCGGGCTTGGCATAAACCTCGATCGGGAGCACCTGGCCGGGGCTGACCTCGATGTCGAAGACGGCCCGGTCCGCGTCGACGATGCGCGGCTCGCCGACGACCTTGGCGGACGCGGTCTTCGATCCGATGCCGTACACGCCGCCCGCGATGGTCTTCCGGCAGGTCAACGCGATCGCCGCGGCTTCGTCCCTGGTGTTGATCGTCGCGACGAACTTCTCCGCGTGGGCCCGCGCCTGCTCGACCTTGTCCGCGGCCAGCGGCGGCTTGGTCGTCGTCGGCGGCGCTGATGGATCGACGGTCCGCGTCGGTTCGGGGCCTGCCGACAGCTCCGCCAGCAGTCGCTCCGCTTCCTTGACCTTGGCCTGTCGGTCCATCCAGAACAACACCCCGCCGCCTGCCACGAGCAGCACTGCGATCAGGCCCGACGCGATCACCCAGGCCCGGCTCTTGCGCGGCGGCGGCTGCTGCGGCCCGAACGGCGGTTGGCCGTAAGGCTGTTGCCCGTACGGCTGTTGCCCGTAGCCCTGCGGCGGCCCGCCGTAAGGCTGCTGCGGTCCAGTCATGTGATTCCCCCGAGATCAGTGGCTGTCGACCCAGGCAGGCTATCGAGCGGTGACGATGTGCTCACGCACGGCGCCGTTGAACGCGTCCGCGCGCTCGACGAACGGCATGTGCCCGACATCTGACATCCAGACCGCTGTCGCGCCAGGGATGTGCTTGATCGCGTACTCGGCGGCAGTCGGGTCGACGACGGTGTCCTCGGTGCCGTGGACGACGAGCGTCGGGACCTTGACGCCCGCGCGCCGACCAGGACGATCGACGCCACCCCCGAGTCGCCTTCACGCAGGTAGTCGGTGATCACCAGGCCGCCGTAGGACCAGCCGACCAGTGTCACCGGGCCATTGGCCAACGCGAGCACCGCTGCCAGGTCAGCCGCCCAGGCCCGGCGCTCTCGACGAACAAGATCACTTGAGGGCCGACATCTTCTGCCACTGCGGCCAGGAGATCAGCCAGTCGTAGACGTCCGAGGTCGCGGGCATGTTCGCCTGGGACCCGGTGACCTCGACCGGGTCGCCGATGATCGCGCTGTCGAAGTAGGCCTTGGCGTCGACTTCCAGCAGGTTCACGCAGCCGTGCGAGGTGTTGGCCTTGCCGATGTTGGCCCGGTTCTCCTCGTTCTCGTGGATGAACTCACCGTGGTTGGAGAAGCGCACGGCCCACTTCTTCTTGACGTTGGTGTAGCCGTACTGCGGGTTGGAGAAGTCGCCGACCGGCTCCTTGGCCATGACGATCATGGTCCCGTTGGGCGTGTTCAGGTTCGGGTCGGCGTCCTTGCCGTTGCTCGACGGGTAGCTGGCGAACAGCTTGCCGTCGCGGTAGACGTTCATCTTGTGGTCGGGGGTGTTGACCTTCACGACCTGGTTGCGCCCGATGGCGAACTTCGTCGACAGGTCGGCCTTGCCGTACGCGCCGCCGCCGTAGGGCAGGCCGTAGAGCTTGGCGGTCACGGTGACCTTGGTGCCCGATGGCCAGTACACCTTCGGCCGCCAGTCGACCTGCTGGTCGTGCAGCCACGCCCACGAGCCCTCGACCGGCACCGAGGTCTCGACCTTGAGCGCCTTCTCGACGGTGGCCTTGTCGACCACCTTGCCCTCGGGGAACTTGATGCTGATCGGCATCGCGATCCCGACGGTGGCGTTGTCGCCTGGGTTGATCGTCGCGCGTGGGGTCTTGGCAGGCTTGAGGGTGGTGAACGAGCCCTTGAGCTCGACCTTCTTGCCGTCGGTCCCGGTCGCCGACGCGGTGTAGGTGTACTTCTTGGCGAAGCCGAGCGCCTCGTCGGAGGTCCAGCTCAGCTTGTCGGGCGCGACGGTGCCCTTGACCGGCTTGCCATCGTCGTTGGTCAGCGCGACGGCGTCGATGGCGCCCTCGGTGACGGTGATCTTGACGGGTTCGGTGGGCGCGACCTCGGTGGCGTCGGCCGCGGGCAGCGCCACGAGCTTGGCCTTCGGCGGGGCGTCCTGGGCTTGCCCGCTGCCGCTGCCCGGCGTTTCGGACGTGCACCCGACCGCCAGTGCCATGGTCAGGACCAGGATCGCGAGGATCCCCGTCCGAGTGCGTCTCACCGTGTGCCTCCCGCTGTCCAGTGTCGTCCCCATCGATGAGGACGCGCGAGCCGCGGTGGGGTGCGGCACACGCCTGTGTGATGGTGCTCATACCACCCGCACCCGGGGGTGCGGGGAGGATCGGTGCCGTGAACAACCCCATCGCAGTAGTCACCGGCGCCAGCGCGGGCATCGGGGCGGCCACCGCACGGCACCTCGCGGCGGCGGGCTTCGACGTCGTGCTCGGCGCCCGGCGGCTCGACTTGCTCAGCAAGGTCGCCGCCGAGATCAGCGGGCACGCTGTCGAGCTGGACGTGACCGACCCCGCGTCGATCGAGGCGTTCTGCTCCCGCGTCCCAGCCTGCCACGTCCTGGTGAACAACGCCGGTGGCGCACGCGGCCTGGACCGGGTCGACGCCGCCGACGACGAGCGCTGGCAGTGGATGTACGAGGCCAACGTGATGGGCACCCTGCGGATGACCAGGGCCTTGCTCCCCAAGCTGATCGCCTCGGGCAACGGCCACGTGGTGACCGTCACCTCGATCGCCGCGGTCGAGATCTACGACGGCGGCGCGGGCTACACCGCGGCCAAGCACGCCCAGTCGGCGCTGCACCGGACGCTGCGCGGGGAACACCTTGGGCAGCCGGTGCGGTTCACCGAGGTGCTGCCGGGGATGGTCGAGACGGACTTCTCGGTCAACCGGTTCGACGGTGACCTGGAGCGGGCGGACAAGGTCTACGAGGGCATCGTCCCGCTGACCGCCGACGACGTCGCCGACGTGATCACCTTCGCGGTGACGCGGCCGCCGCACGTCAACCTGGACCAGATCGTGATGAAGCCGCGCGCCCAGGCGTCGGCGACGCGGGCCCACCGCGGCTGAACCGGTTGGGGGATCTGCAGCTCCCCCAATCAAGGGCCTAGTCGAGCTGGGTGTCGGCGTACTCCGTCATCGCCGCGCGCAGGAACTCCGCGAGGCGGGGATCGGTCTTGTCGAAGTTCGCCCGGAACCGCGGGTCGTCGGCGTACACGCTCGCCAGACCCTTGTACGACTCGCGGTTCGGGGTCCAGAACCCGCTGCTGAGCCACTGGAAGTGGCCCGCGATGGTCTCCTGGACCTCCGGGTCGGCGGGCGCGCGGCCCGCGTCGAGGTGCGCGACCAGCGTGTCGAGCGCGGCGACCCAGGTCTGGCCGTGGGTGGCCCACCAGTCCTTGCCGCCCATCTTCGCGTTCGCGGCGTCGACGTTCTCGGCGCCCCAGCGCTGCCGGGCCTCTTGCTGAAGCTCGGCCTGCTTGTCGGAGTCGAAGCCCTCGAACCAGTGCTCGGCGGACTTGGTCGTCATCTTGTCTCCTCCTTCCACGTTCTCGATGGTGCGGGACACGGTCTTGGCCAGCCGGTCGAACCGGTCGCGCTCGGCGAGCAGCCAGCGGTGGTGCATCCGCAGGGCGTCCACCTTGTCGCGGCCGTCGTCGACGATCTCGGCGATCGCGTCCAGGCCAAGGCCCAACTCGCGCAGGACCAGGATCTGCTGCAGGCGCAGCAGCTGTTCCTGCTCGTAGTAGCGATACCCGTTGCCGCCCACGGACGCGGGCCGCAGCAGTCCGATCTCGTCGTAGTGGCGCAGCGTCCGCGATGTCACCTTCGACATGCGGGCGACCTGCGCGATCGACCAGCTCATCACCGTCTCCCTCATGACCGGCCTCTCCGGTCCGTGGTCCACGGTAGAAGTTGACGCAACGTCAAAGTCAAGGCGAAACGGCTGCCCAGTCGACGGTCACTTCGCCGAGCCGCCAGCGGCGGCGGGTGTCGAGGACCGGCCAGTCGACGGCGAGGAGCCGAATCGTCTCGACCCAGCGGGCCCGGGGGCCGAACGGGGCGAACGCCGCCGCGGTCGCCCAGTGGCCGTCGAGGGCGGCGAGGAAGTCATGGACGCGTTCGCCGGGCACGTTGCGGTGGATCAGCGCCTTCGGCAGCCGCTCGGCCACGTCGGAGGGCCGCTCGATGCCGGACGGCAGGCAGGACACGGTGAACGTGCGCGGCCCCGCGGCGTCGAGGGTGACCCAGCAGCAGCGGCGGCCGATCTCATCGCACGTGCCCTCGATCAACAGGCCCCCGGGCGCCAGCCGGTCCAGCATCGTCGCCCATGACGACGTCGACTCGGCCTCGGTGTACTGGCGCAGGACGTTAAAGGCGCGCAGGAGCACCGGCCTGGTGCCCGCCAACTCGAAGCCGCCGCGCCGGAAGTCGAGCAGCGGCGGGTCGGCGGCGGGCTTGGCGGCGGCCACGCGCTCCGGGTCGATCTCCAGTCCGAGCACGCGGACGTCGGGCCGGACCGTCCGCAGGCGGGCGGCCATCTCGACGGTGGTGATCGGTGTGGCGCCGTAGCCGAGGTCGACCACCAGCGGATCGGCCGCGGCCGACAGCGCGGCCCGGACCTCGGCGGACCCGACGAGCCAGCGGTCGATCCGACGCAGCCGGTTGGGGTTGGTCGTCCCCCGCGTCGGGGCGCCCAGCGCCCGCGCCCGGCCCGCGGCCAGCCGGGGCGACTTGGCCATCAGTGCTCGGCGAGCCACTCGGCGGCGAACTCGGCCTCCGCGGCCAGCAGCTGGGTGACCTGCTCGGCGATCACCGACTCGATCTTGCCGCCGACGAACGGGATGCTGACCTTGACCTGGCCGCTGGTCGACCATTCGCTGCCGCCCGCGGTGTCGACGAGCCGGAACGTGCCCTTGATGTCGCCGGGCACCGCCGAGACCGTCGCGGAGGTGCTGCCACTGAACGCGGCGCCATCGGGCCGCCACGATTCGGTGCGCTCGACGATCAGGTCGCCCTTGATGACCGTGCGGACGATCGACGGCAGCTTCTCGCCGGGCACGCCTTGCCGCAGCTTGAAGGTGACCTCGGCGCCGTTGGCGGTGTACTCCAGCAACTCGGCGTTCTTGCCGCCGAGCGCGCGCAGCCGCTCGTCGAGAAACGCCCGGTCGATGAACGCGGCATGGACCTCGGCGGCGGGCCGGGTGAACCCGGCGCGGTGCTCGATGCGGCTTCCCATGGCCAGGAGGTTACCGTTGGTGCCCGTGACCAGCCTTCCACTCGGCGCCGACGTCCGCACCGGTGTGCCGCTCAGCGGCTACACGACCCTGCGCCTCGGCGGCCCGGCCACTGATTTCGTGGCCGCCACCACCGCCGCCGAGGTCGTCGACGCCGTCCGCGCGGTCGATTCCGCGGGCACCCCCCTGCTCATCCTGGGCGGTGGCTCGAACCTGGTGGTCGGCGACGCCGGCTTCGACGGTTCGGTCGTCCAGGTCGCCAACCGAGGCAGCAAGATCGACTGCACCACCCCCGGCCGAGTACAGCTGACGGTCGAGGCGGGCGAGGACTGGGACACCGTCGTCGCGGGCACGGTCGAGGCGGGTCTGGGCGGCCTGGAGTGCCTGTCGGGCATCCCCGGCTACGTCGGCGCCACCCCGGTCCAGAACGTCGGCGCGTACGGCGTGGAGATCTCCCAGGTCCTGATCTCGGTGGACCTGCTTGATCGCGAGACCACCGAGGTCCGAACCCTGGACGTGACCGAACTCGGCTTGGACTACCGCACCAGCGTCCTGAAGAACACCGACCGCGCGGTCGTCCTGCGCGCCCGCTTCGAACTGGTCGACGACGGCCTGTCCGCCCCCATCCGCTACACCGAACTTGCCCGAGCCCTCGGCGTCCGCCAAGACGAACGCGTCCCCGTCGCCGCCGCCCGCGCCGCGGTCCTGGAACTGCGGCGAGGCAAGGGAATGGTCCTGGATCCCTCCGATCACGACACCTGGAGCGCTGGCTCCTTCTTCACCAACCCCATCGTCCCGGACGCGGACCTGTCGGCGGTCCTCGAACGGATCGTCTCCCGGGTCGGCCCGGACGTCACGGTGCCCAAGTACCCGGCAGGCCCGGGCGCGTCCAAGCTGTCGGCGGCCTGGCTCATCGAACGCGCGGGCTTCGCCAAGGGCCACACCGGCCCCAACGCTCGGGTCGGGCTGTCCACCAAGCACACCCTCGCCCTCACCAACCGAGGGACAGCCACCACCGCGGACCTGCTCGCCCTCGCCGCGGAGGTCCGCGACGGGGTGCTGGCGACGTTCGGGGTCGAACTGCACCCGGAACCGGTCCTGGTGAACTGCGCCCTCTGACCGGTCGAGCGCGTCCCGGACCGCCGTGGATCTTGGTCAAGGGAATGCGGCCGCGCGCGCGGCGACTCTGTGATCACCTCTCGCTGAGCGGACAGTTCTGTTCGGGTTCGAGAGGTCTGCGAGTCCGGTGGGATTGGGTGTCCGAATAGGTCGGTGGGCGGGCGCGAAACCTCTCCCACCAGTGCGCGAGGTGCGATTGGGGCCTGACAGAATCATGCATGTGCCGTCGAGAGAGCGTCGATATGTGATCAGGCTCGGATGTCCGGACCGGACGGGGATCGTGGCGCGCATAGCGTCCTTTCTCACGGAGGCCGGGGGTTGGATCGTCGAGGCGGACTATCACTCCGATCCCGACACGAACTGGTTCTTCACGCGGCAGGAGGTCCGAGCGGACTCGCTGCCGTTCGGGGTCGACGAGCTGCGGGCCCGCTTCGCCGAGGTCGCCGAGCAGCTCAGTGAGCACTCGGACTGGAGCATCATCGACACGGGCGTCAAGCGGCGCGTGGCGATCCTTGTCTCCAAGGAAGGGCACTGCCTGTACGACCTGCTCGGCCGGGTGCACAGTGGCGAGCTCGATGTCGACGTGCGGGCGGTCATCGGAAACCACACCGACCTCGCCGACATCACCCAGGCCCACGGCATCCCGTTCCACCATGTCCCCTTCCCCGCCGGGGACCCGGAGGGCAAGGCCGAGGCGTTCACCAAAGTGCGGCAACTGGTGGACGGGACGGCCCCGGACGCGATCGTGCTGGCGCGGTTCATGCAGGTGCTGCCCGCCGAGCTGTGCTCTCACTGGGCCGGGCGCGCGCTCAACATCCACCACAGCTTCCTGCCCTCGTTCGTGGGGGCACGCCCTTACCACCAGGCCCACAAGCGCGGGGTGAAGCTGATCGGCGCGACCTGCCACTACGTGACGGCCGAACTCGACGCGGGACCGATCATCGAACAGAACGTGATCCGGGTGAACCACGGCGACTCGGTGGCCGACATGGTGCGCAAGGGCCGCGACATCGAGAAGGTCGTGCTCGCCGGTGGCCTGCGGGCGCATCTGCAGGGCCGGATCCTGGTCCACGGCAACAAGACCGTCGTGTTCTGATCGCACCCGCCAAGCCACGGCGGGCAGACGAGGCTGGGAGACAAGAGCCGACCAGGTCCTTGATCGCGCGGTTGGTCGACCTCCCGTAGTCGACCTCGGCGGGCGGCGGCCTGCCGACGGCCCGCGACAGACAGGCGAGACCAGGCGAACAACCAAGCCGCGGCAGGCCCTGTCACCCCCGGCTCTGTCCGCACGGCCAACCCGGCGGGCATCGCCAGCTTCGACGGCGCGGGCCGTGACCCCGATCGCGCGAGTGCCGACGGCGCCCAACAGGCTGGCGAGACCCGTCAACCATCGCAGCGCCCATATCGCCGTCGCACCCGTCATCGTCTTCGACCGCCGCGACGGCGGCACGCCAACTGCCCACAACCGGATTGGCCAGACGCGGACGGCAGCAGAACCGCGGGTCGCCAAGAATCCACCGTCGGCGGCAGAAATGTGTTGCACGGTAAGGGTTTTCATGGTTGGCCTCCGATCTCCCTTCCAGGCTAGCCACGAATTCCCGAGCAGGCAGTAGCTCGATCGGGTGGGGATAGCCGTTTGACACAAACGGAAATCCGTGCGGCGGCGTAATTCGATTGCCGCCTACCAAGCCGTGCCGCCATGATTTCCCTGTGACCATCCGCACCGACAACCAGATCCCGACCACTGACCCCCGACCACTGTCCTTTACGGACCTGACGGCCTGCCTCGAGCTCTCGGACAACCGGGAGTGGCCGCTCGAGGACCGCAAGTGGGAATTCCTGCTGCGGGTCGGCCAGGGCTACGGAATCGTTGACGCGGACGGAAAACTGGCCGCGTCAGCGGTTCTCACCCACTTCGGCGACTTCGCGGCGATCAGCATGGTGCTGGTCGCCGCGAAGTACAACCGGCGCGGGCTCGGTACGCGGATCATGCGGCATGTGATGGCCGAGGCAGGCGACAGCGTCGCGACGCTCTATGCCACGCCGCAAGGGCAGCCGCTGTACGAGAAGCTCGGGTTTCAGGCGACCTCCGGCTGTGAGGTCCTGACCGGCGCGTTCACCGGCCGCGGGGCGGGCACCACCCGCCCCGCGGCGGCCGGTGACCTGCCCGCCATCCTGCGGCTCGACGCCGAGGTCTGTGGCGTCGACCGCACCCACGTCGTGTCCCGCCTGCCCGAGTTCGCCGACCGCATCCGCGTAATCGAGCGCGACGGCGAGATCACCGGTTATGCCGCGCAGACCCGCGCTCTATCCCAGAACGGCAGCAACCAGGTCGGCCCCGTCATCGCCGCCACCGACGCCGCCGCGCGTGCGCTGATCTCCGACATCGCCATCGACGCGGGCGGGCAGACGCGGATCGACCTCGACACCGCGCGGCCCGACCTGATCGAGTGGGCCACCCAGAACGGCCTCACGCCGGTCTTCTCCTGCAAAGCCATGGTCGTCGGCGGAGCCACGCTCCCCGGCGACCGCGGTCGTCTCTACGCCCCCATCCTGCAGGCGATCGGCTAGAGAAGCTGGACGAGCATCTTGCCGGTGTTGGCCCCTTCGAGCAGCGAGAGGAACGCCGACGGCGCGTTGCGCAGGCCCTTGACCACGGTCTCGGTGTAGCGCAGCTCGCCGGACTGGACCCACCCGCCGACCTCGCGCAGGAAGTCCGGGCGGCGGTCGGCGTGATCGCGCACGAGCAGGCCCCGCATGGTGAGCCGCTTGGACACCAGCTGAATCAGGTTGCGCGGCGCCGGGTTGGGTTCGGTGGCGTTGTACTGCGAGATCATCCCGCAGACCGCGATGCGTCCGTGCAGGTTCAGCACCGACAGGGCGGCCTCCAGGTGCTCCCCGCCGACGTTGTCGAAGTACACATCAATACCTTCGGGCGCGGCCTCGGCGAGCTGCTTGACCACCCGGTCGCTCCTGTAGTTGAACGCCGCGTCGAAGCCCAGTTCGTCCAGCAGGTAGCGCACTTTCTCGTCGCTGCCCGCGCTGCCGATGACCCGCTTCGCCCCGCGCAGCCGGGCGATCTGGCCCACGACAGCCCCCACGGCGCCCGCCGCCGCCGAGACGAAGACCGTGTCGCCCGCGCGGAATTCGGCCACGTCCAGCAGCCCCACGTACGCCGTCAGGCCCGGCATGCCCAGCACCCCGAGATAGGCCCCCAGGGGCGCGATCGAGGGATCCACCGGCACCACCGCGGCGGCGGGCAGCACGACCTCCGACCGCCACCCCGCGTTGTGCAGCACGAACGCACCGACCGGCAGACTGTCCACAGTAGACGCGACGATCTCGCCGACCGCCCCGCCCTCCATCGGCGCGCCCAGCGGGAACGGCGGCGCGTAGGACTTGGCGTCGTTCATCCGCCCGCGCATGTACGGGTCGACGCTCATCACGTGGTTGCGCACCAGGACCTCGCCCGGCCCCGGCGCGGGCAGCGTGACCTCGGCGAACGCGAAGTCGTCCAGCGTCGGCGCCCCGACCGGCCGCCGCGCCAGGTGGACCTCGAGCGTGGTCACGCCTGGAGCTCCCTCGCCAGGTTCGCGAGCAGCTCACCGTGGATTCGGCGCAGGCCCGCCGGGGCGAAGATCCGCTCGAAGAACCCGCCGATGCCGTTGGCGCCCTCCCACGTGGTCACCACCCGCACCGTGCTCGACCCGCCCGACCCCTGCACGGTCCACGTGCTGATCAGCGTCGAGTTGCGGTCGGCCTCGACCAGCACGTCGGGCTGCGGCGAGCTGACCTCGACCAGGACGTCGCGCACCCGCTTCTGCGTGGCTTGCAGCGTCCAGTGCACGACCGTGCCCGCGCCGGTCCCGCCGGAGCGCACCTCGTAGTCGCGATAGTGCGACGTGAGGATCTTCCCGCGCACGCCCGCGTAGTCGGCGACAGCCGCGCGGACCTGGTCGACGGGGACATTGATCACCTGTTCGGCGACCGCCTGGACCTGGTTCATCTTATCTCCGTACCTCGACTCGGCGACGCCCGTACGCTACTCGCGTGCGGACCGAGATCACCGACCTGGACACCCTGCGCGGACATCGCGCCGACGACCGCGACCTGCGCGGAGTCGTCCTCACCCGGCTGGATCTGACGGCCCGTGACGACGACGCGCTGCTGCGCACGGCGATGGACGGCGCGCTGCTGCTGGGCTGCGTGCTGACCCCGGAGGCGGCGCGGCGCGCGCAGGCGGCGGGCGCGCTGGTCTTCCCGGTCGTGCCGGACCTGCCATACGACACCTACCGCGCGACCCTCTACACCGCCGATGAGCTGTTCGACGGCTTCGACCCGGCCCGCCCGGAGTCCTATGCGGACACCCCGGACGCACGGATCTACCGACACGCCAAGGAAACCGCACTCGACCCGCTGCACGCGCTGACCGAGCGCCTGCACGATCACAGCATCTCCGAGGCGCTGGCCGACGTTCTCACCGGGCACCCCGTCGCCGTCATGGGTGGCCACGCGCTCACCCGCGACTCCGATGGCTACCGCGACGCTGTCAACCTGGGCATCACCTTGGGGCAGCAAGGTTTCACGGTCCTGACCGGCGGCGGCCCCGGCGCGATGGAGGCCGTCCCGCTCGGCGTCCGACTCGGCGATCAGGCCACTGTGGACGCCACACTCGACGTCCTCGCCGCCGCTCCAAAATTCGCCAGCGGTGCGACGGTCGACGTCGACGAGATCGGCCGCTGGCTGGCCGCGGGACTCGCCGTCGACCTACCCGAC from Alloactinosynnema sp. L-07 includes:
- a CDS encoding LOG family protein; translation: MRTEITDLDTLRGHRADDRDLRGVVLTRLDLTARDDDALLRTAMDGALLLGCVLTPEAARRAQAAGALVFPVVPDLPYDTYRATLYTADELFDGFDPARPESYADTPDARIYRHAKETALDPLHALTERLHDHSISEALADVLTGHPVAVMGGHALTRDSDGYRDAVNLGITLGQQGFTVLTGGGPGAMEAVPLGVRLGDQATVDATLDVLAAAPKFASGATVDVDEIGRWLAAGLAVDLPDGEIRTIGIPTWFYGHEPPNPFCQLHAKYFANSVREDGLLTVATGGIIYTPGSAGTVQEVFQDYTQNHYSSVGPPAPMIFLGARFWTEDVPAAPLVRKLAKGREAEPLILVTDDADEAVALLRTYSTSVEQTGALG